One region of Synergistaceae bacterium genomic DNA includes:
- a CDS encoding ArsR family transcriptional regulator → MLESLITSKTRVKLLLKFFLNPSTSAYLRALADEFGESTNGVRVELNRLLGAGLLECADEGRTKVYRANTKHPLFPELQAIASKTLGIDQVVEHVISRLGNVELALVTGDYASGIDSGLIDLVLVGKIDRTYFESLAGKIEGMIQRKIRPLFLTRDEFARLRERITSENTLLLWGDKSELA, encoded by the coding sequence ATGCTTGAATCTCTTATCACATCCAAGACAAGGGTCAAACTGCTGCTGAAGTTCTTTCTGAACCCGAGCACCAGCGCATACCTGCGGGCACTCGCCGACGAGTTCGGGGAGTCCACAAACGGCGTGCGAGTGGAGCTGAACCGGCTGCTGGGGGCCGGGCTGCTGGAGTGCGCGGACGAGGGGAGGACCAAGGTCTACCGGGCTAATACGAAACACCCGCTCTTTCCGGAGCTGCAGGCCATAGCCTCGAAGACGCTGGGCATCGACCAGGTGGTGGAGCACGTGATCTCGCGACTGGGGAACGTTGAGCTGGCGCTGGTCACGGGTGACTACGCGAGCGGGATCGACTCCGGGCTTATAGACCTGGTGCTGGTCGGGAAGATCGACAGGACGTATTTCGAGAGTTTGGCGGGTAAGATAGAGGGCATGATACAGCGAAAGATCCGGCCGCTGTTCCTGACGCGGGATGAGTTCGCCCGGCTGAGGGAGAGGATAACGTCCGAGAACACCCTCCTTCTGTGGGGGGACAAGTCGGAGCTGGCATGA
- a CDS encoding lactate utilization protein: MNEFTTWHNEMIGGSVVEALKNNGFEAEYCADREEAVSRLLELIPETASVGCGGSWTIKQLGVADKLAERGNTMLDHGAPGLTNEQKNEIRKQQQICDVFLAGSNAVTMDGSLVNMDGTGNRVSAMIYGPDKVIIVAGTNKIVRDVAAAEERIRTKAAPINNKRIGSPNPCTRTGVCMDCEGPTRICNVLTVIKRKPGGTNFHVLIVGEDLGF; encoded by the coding sequence ATGAACGAGTTCACAACCTGGCACAACGAGATGATAGGCGGCTCGGTGGTGGAGGCCCTGAAGAACAACGGCTTCGAGGCCGAGTACTGCGCGGATCGTGAGGAGGCTGTCTCGCGCCTGCTGGAGCTGATCCCCGAGACGGCGTCCGTCGGCTGCGGCGGCTCGTGGACCATCAAGCAGCTCGGGGTCGCCGATAAGCTGGCGGAGCGAGGCAACACCATGCTCGACCACGGTGCCCCCGGACTCACAAACGAACAGAAGAACGAGATACGAAAACAGCAGCAGATCTGCGACGTCTTCCTGGCCGGCTCCAACGCCGTCACGATGGACGGCAGCCTGGTCAACATGGACGGCACCGGCAACCGAGTCTCCGCCATGATCTACGGGCCTGACAAGGTGATAATCGTCGCCGGAACGAACAAGATAGTCAGGGACGTCGCCGCAGCCGAGGAGCGCATACGCACCAAGGCCGCCCCGATAAACAACAAGAGGATAGGCAGCCCCAACCCCTGCACTCGCACCGGCGTCTGCATGGACTGCGAGGGGCCGACCAGGATCTGCAACGTCCTGACCGTGATAAAGAGAAAGCCGGGAGGAACCAACTTTCACGTCCTGATCGTGGGAGAGGACCTCGGCTTCTAG
- a CDS encoding DUF1538 domain-containing protein, translating into MYFIEKIKEISISVVPVLLLVLLLYPTIAPIGTTLLIQCFIGGALIIVGLAFFLIGSDIGVLPMGHLVGAELMQRRNVWLLLLSGFIIGFSVTVAEPDVHVLANQVAAVAPSISRSGLVLMIATGLALYVSAGIGRVLRRTPYYYLVLGSYLPLFAIAYFSAPQYLGIAFDAGGATTGPMAVPVIMAMGVGVASVQGASEREESSFGFVGLASIGPIMAVLVLGLFAKGAPIHVTVPPLPVGADSVAAAFLNVLPETIIEVTMVLGPLAAILVVFQVTLLKMSRRRFLRMVKGILLSFIGLILFFIGVNGGFLPAGTAIGGKIGASPMSWLLFPVGLTLGAIVVLAEPAVWILNELVEEVSGGHITRRLILIALSIGVSVSVGISMLRILYSLSIWWFLIPGYLLAMLLTLFSPPLFTAIAFDSGGVASGPMGSTFVLSFTLGASSAFGGDPVMDAFGVVGMIAMTPLITIQILGILFKRKEEEARMAAEQPMEVLHDDD; encoded by the coding sequence ATGTATTTCATCGAAAAGATAAAGGAGATCAGCATCTCCGTGGTGCCGGTGCTCTTGCTGGTCCTGCTGCTCTACCCCACGATCGCTCCCATAGGGACCACCCTTCTGATCCAGTGCTTCATTGGAGGCGCGCTGATAATTGTCGGACTCGCCTTCTTCCTGATAGGGTCGGACATAGGCGTCCTGCCCATGGGGCACCTCGTCGGGGCCGAGCTCATGCAGAGAAGAAACGTGTGGCTGCTTCTGTTAAGCGGCTTCATCATCGGCTTCTCGGTCACGGTGGCGGAGCCGGACGTGCACGTCCTGGCAAACCAGGTCGCCGCGGTCGCCCCGTCCATATCCAGAAGCGGACTGGTCCTGATGATAGCCACGGGGCTCGCCCTCTACGTCTCAGCGGGGATAGGGCGGGTCCTGCGCCGAACCCCCTACTACTACCTTGTGCTCGGGTCCTATCTGCCCCTCTTCGCCATCGCATACTTCTCCGCCCCTCAGTACCTGGGGATAGCGTTCGACGCCGGGGGCGCGACCACCGGCCCGATGGCCGTCCCCGTTATAATGGCCATGGGCGTCGGAGTAGCCTCGGTCCAGGGGGCGAGCGAAAGGGAGGAGAGCAGTTTCGGCTTCGTCGGACTGGCATCCATCGGCCCGATAATGGCCGTGCTCGTCCTAGGGCTCTTCGCCAAGGGCGCCCCGATCCATGTGACTGTGCCGCCGTTGCCCGTCGGGGCGGACAGCGTTGCTGCCGCGTTCCTTAACGTCCTGCCCGAGACTATTATCGAAGTCACGATGGTGCTGGGCCCGCTCGCCGCAATCTTGGTCGTCTTTCAGGTCACCCTGCTCAAGATGAGCCGCCGCCGCTTTCTTCGCATGGTGAAGGGAATCCTGCTCAGCTTCATCGGTCTCATCCTTTTTTTCATCGGCGTAAACGGAGGCTTCCTCCCGGCCGGAACGGCGATAGGGGGGAAGATAGGTGCCTCGCCTATGAGCTGGCTGCTCTTCCCCGTGGGCCTCACCCTCGGTGCCATAGTCGTCCTGGCCGAGCCGGCCGTCTGGATACTCAACGAGCTGGTGGAGGAGGTATCCGGGGGGCACATAACCAGGCGCCTCATCCTGATCGCCCTCTCCATCGGAGTCTCCGTCTCGGTGGGAATCTCCATGCTGCGTATTCTCTATTCCCTTAGCATATGGTGGTTCTTGATACCGGGCTACCTTCTCGCGATGCTGCTCACCCTCTTCTCGCCACCACTCTTCACCGCTATCGCCTTCGACTCGGGCGGAGTCGCATCCGGCCCCATGGGCTCCACCTTCGTGCTATCCTTCACACTGGGGGCCTCGTCGGCCTTCGGCGGCGACCCGGTCATGGACGCCTTCGGGGTGGTTGGAATGATCGCCATGACCCCGCTGATCACGATACAGATACTCGGAATACTGTTCAAACGCAAGGAGGAGGAAGCGAGAATGGCCGCTGAACAGCCCATGGAGGTCCTTCATGACGACGATTAA
- a CDS encoding dihydrodipicolinate synthase family protein yields MRCVRGIFAPIATAFDESGEVDLEVFSQNVRDLGATKLAGLVVLGSNGEFAMLSLEEKVRLVATAEEHLPSGKMLIAGTGCESLAETAELTKRCADAGAEAALVVTPHYYKRDLSEGALERFYTSLADSAPIPVMLYNMPGNTGVNIPSSLTLRLADHPNIIGIKDSGGSIVQISEVLAKAPADFSVFAGSGSFLLPVLAMGGVGGTMAVANVVPDYCVEIMERFEGGDLEGARRMQLALLPLNAAVTTRFGIGGMKAAMELVGRGAGMPRPPIPPANEETRREIAAMLGELGVDVAESAD; encoded by the coding sequence ATGAGATGTGTGAGGGGCATATTCGCGCCGATCGCCACTGCTTTCGACGAGTCCGGCGAGGTGGACCTGGAAGTATTCTCGCAGAACGTCCGCGACCTCGGGGCGACCAAACTGGCGGGGCTGGTGGTTCTAGGTAGCAACGGGGAGTTCGCGATGCTGTCGCTGGAGGAGAAGGTAAGGCTGGTCGCGACCGCGGAAGAGCACCTGCCTTCGGGGAAGATGCTGATCGCCGGGACGGGATGCGAGTCGCTTGCGGAGACGGCGGAGCTCACCAAGCGATGCGCGGATGCCGGGGCGGAGGCGGCCCTGGTGGTGACGCCCCACTACTACAAGAGGGATTTGAGCGAGGGGGCGCTGGAGCGGTTCTACACATCGTTGGCGGACTCCGCTCCGATTCCGGTCATGCTCTACAACATGCCCGGGAACACGGGGGTGAATATCCCCTCGTCGCTGACCCTGAGGCTTGCGGATCATCCTAATATCATAGGGATCAAGGACAGCGGCGGCAGCATCGTGCAGATCTCGGAGGTGCTTGCGAAGGCGCCTGCGGACTTCTCGGTGTTCGCCGGGTCGGGGAGCTTCCTGCTGCCGGTGCTGGCCATGGGCGGCGTAGGGGGGACGATGGCTGTGGCGAACGTGGTGCCGGACTACTGCGTCGAGATAATGGAGAGGTTCGAGGGGGGCGACCTGGAGGGGGCGCGCAGGATGCAGCTGGCGCTTCTGCCGCTGAACGCCGCCGTCACGACCCGTTTCGGCATAGGGGGGATGAAGGCGGCGATGGAGCTGGTCGGCCGCGGGGCGGGGATGCCTCGGCCTCCCATCCCGCCGGCGAACGAGGAGACCAGGCGCGAGATAGCCGCCATGCTCGGGGAGCTGGGGGTGGACGTGGCGGAATCGGCGGACTAA
- a CDS encoding AI-2E family transporter, with protein MIGLVGVIALVAVGFVLRFAQSVFIPLIIAWLLSYVFGPIVRYLARRRIPAGVAVVFVMGIFFGLCFLGALFLNTRITTFAAAIPKYYARLMEIGKTLTANIDLPPAFWSSIDWGFTIRGYLLNLSSSFFTIISKLVMVIVFLVFMLLGSPYFEYKIRKAFVTPHGAERARKILNTISTQIGSYLSTLAMISAVTGFFVWLALEYLGVDFAVTWGVLAFLLNFVPTIGSIVASIPPILVALVQFYPGVYIALLTALSLLTIQMTIGNFITPKVMGDRLNLSPVVVLISLLFWGLIWGVVGALISVLIAAIIKIVCENFPALNVISVMMGSGKSYQKDFEEKPQPPAA; from the coding sequence CTGATAGGCCTCGTGGGGGTGATAGCCCTTGTGGCGGTGGGCTTTGTGCTGCGCTTCGCCCAGTCGGTCTTCATTCCCCTGATCATCGCGTGGCTTCTTTCCTACGTATTCGGCCCCATCGTCCGCTACCTGGCCAGGCGACGCATACCGGCGGGTGTTGCGGTGGTGTTCGTCATGGGGATTTTCTTTGGCCTCTGCTTCCTGGGCGCTCTCTTCCTGAACACGCGCATAACCACCTTCGCCGCCGCGATACCCAAGTACTACGCCCGGCTGATGGAGATCGGAAAGACGCTGACCGCCAACATAGACCTGCCGCCGGCCTTCTGGTCGTCAATCGACTGGGGCTTCACCATACGCGGATACCTGCTGAACCTCTCCAGCTCGTTCTTCACGATAATCTCAAAGCTCGTGATGGTGATAGTATTCCTGGTCTTCATGCTGCTTGGCTCCCCCTACTTCGAGTACAAGATCAGAAAGGCATTCGTCACCCCGCACGGGGCGGAGAGGGCCCGCAAGATACTGAACACGATCTCGACGCAGATAGGCAGCTACCTGAGCACCCTGGCGATGATCAGCGCCGTCACCGGCTTTTTCGTGTGGCTGGCCTTGGAGTACCTCGGGGTCGACTTCGCCGTCACATGGGGAGTGCTGGCCTTCCTGCTGAACTTCGTCCCGACCATCGGCTCCATCGTTGCATCCATCCCCCCGATCCTGGTGGCCCTGGTGCAGTTCTATCCGGGGGTGTACATCGCCCTGCTGACGGCCCTGTCGCTTCTGACCATCCAGATGACCATAGGCAACTTCATCACGCCAAAGGTCATGGGGGACAGGCTGAACCTGAGCCCCGTGGTGGTGCTGATCTCGCTGCTCTTCTGGGGCCTCATCTGGGGAGTGGTGGGGGCGCTGATCTCGGTGCTCATAGCGGCGATCATAAAGATAGTCTGCGAGAACTTCCCAGCCCTGAACGTGATCAGCGTGATGATGGGCTCCGGCAAGTCATACCAGAAGGATTTCGAGGAGAAGCCCCAGCCCCCTGCGGCGTGA
- a CDS encoding AbrB/MazE/SpoVT family DNA-binding domain-containing protein, with amino-acid sequence MIITSSEKGQIVIPATIRRQLNIEAKTRLFVRVRNGEIVLTPASDVRRLYGVLADYAVPGSTEEDEREAMYRAVAEANE; translated from the coding sequence ATGATAATTACATCCTCTGAAAAGGGGCAAATTGTGATACCAGCCACTATTCGCAGGCAGCTCAATATTGAGGCGAAAACGAGGTTGTTTGTCAGGGTGAGGAACGGAGAGATAGTGCTGACGCCGGCCAGTGATGTCAGGAGACTGTACGGAGTGCTCGCCGATTACGCTGTTCCCGGAAGCACCGAAGAGGACGAGCGCGAGGCTATGTATCGCGCAGTGGCGGAAGCGAATGAGTGA
- a CDS encoding type II toxin-antitoxin system VapC family toxin, with protein MSDLYCIDANVILRFLLGDNEELGPAAEAVMLAVERGDLSVWCDSVILAEVVWVLSSFYKVERAKITECLLPLLKMKHFVMAEKDRMISALELFSGPVPHFGDACLCAVARDVSEGRIISFDKKLKNAPGIVCLGRTKCIDMGRGSGDA; from the coding sequence ATGAGTGATTTGTATTGCATTGATGCGAATGTAATTCTCCGATTTCTTCTCGGGGACAACGAAGAACTTGGCCCGGCCGCAGAGGCCGTTATGCTGGCCGTAGAGAGGGGAGATTTGTCCGTCTGGTGCGACTCGGTGATTCTTGCCGAGGTTGTGTGGGTTCTTTCCTCTTTTTATAAGGTTGAACGCGCAAAGATAACAGAGTGTCTGCTTCCTCTCTTAAAAATGAAACATTTCGTAATGGCGGAAAAAGACCGCATGATAAGTGCCTTGGAATTGTTCAGCGGCCCCGTTCCTCACTTTGGAGATGCATGCCTATGCGCGGTTGCACGGGATGTATCCGAAGGACGTATTATATCGTTCGACAAAAAGTTAAAAAACGCGCCAGGGATTGTTTGTCTGGGACGGACCAAGTGCATCGATATGGGAAGAGGATCAGGCGACGCTTGA
- a CDS encoding type II toxin-antitoxin system RelE/ParE family toxin, producing MSGWSVEIDAGAAKKIQKLDRETQHLILSYINRHLRNSPDPRASGKALTGPLRGLWRYRIGDYRLLAEIRDDELIIVAVDIGHRSAIYSRRR from the coding sequence ATGAGCGGCTGGTCGGTAGAAATAGATGCCGGAGCGGCGAAGAAGATACAAAAACTCGATCGGGAGACGCAACACCTTATTTTGAGCTATATCAACCGACATCTTCGGAACAGCCCCGATCCGCGCGCTTCCGGGAAAGCTCTCACGGGTCCGCTGCGCGGACTATGGCGCTACAGGATCGGAGACTACCGTCTGCTGGCCGAGATACGGGATGACGAACTCATCATCGTCGCCGTGGATATAGGACATCGTTCGGCGATCTATTCCCGAAGGAGATAG
- a CDS encoding CopG family transcriptional regulator, producing MATLEKTLTVRLTPEERMAVEEYAKENNMTIAQLARASLLEKIEDAYDLEVYTAWLKSKRETVSFEDLVKECGFSEGDL from the coding sequence ATGGCGACTTTGGAAAAGACACTAACGGTGCGGCTCACCCCCGAAGAGCGCATGGCGGTCGAGGAGTACGCGAAAGAGAACAATATGACCATCGCCCAGCTTGCCCGAGCGTCTCTTCTCGAAAAAATCGAGGATGCCTACGATCTCGAAGTGTATACGGCATGGTTGAAGAGCAAGCGAGAGACGGTGAGCTTCGAGGATTTAGTGAAGGAGTGCGGATTTTCCGAGGGGGATTTATGA
- a CDS encoding DJ-1/PfpI family protein yields MAKYVLTVLAEGFEEIEAITPVDVLRRLDVDVTVASLDGPVVRGARGIAVQADATLAEVADRVFDLIVLPGGMPGAANLAASARLADMLRRQHSERRMIAAICAAPAVVLQPLGLLGDERVACYPAFQRRLGEANRTDERLCVGEKLITAAGPGVAMDFVLALAERLKGKEKADELAKAMLVERC; encoded by the coding sequence ATGGCGAAATACGTGCTTACAGTGCTTGCCGAGGGGTTCGAGGAGATAGAGGCTATAACGCCGGTCGACGTGCTGCGGCGGCTCGACGTGGATGTGACCGTCGCGTCGCTCGACGGGCCGGTGGTCAGGGGGGCGCGCGGGATCGCGGTACAGGCCGACGCGACCCTCGCCGAGGTCGCGGACCGGGTCTTTGACCTGATCGTGCTGCCGGGCGGGATGCCTGGCGCGGCCAACCTGGCGGCCTCCGCCCGGCTCGCCGACATGCTGAGAAGGCAGCATTCCGAGAGGCGGATGATCGCGGCCATCTGCGCTGCACCCGCGGTCGTGCTGCAGCCGCTGGGGCTGCTCGGCGACGAGAGGGTCGCCTGCTACCCGGCCTTCCAGCGTCGGCTTGGCGAGGCGAACAGGACGGACGAGCGCCTATGCGTCGGCGAGAAGCTGATCACTGCCGCCGGGCCGGGCGTCGCGATGGATTTCGTCCTGGCCCTGGCGGAGCGACTGAAGGGCAAGGAGAAGGCCGACGAGCTGGCGAAGGCCATGCTGGTGGAGCGGTGCTAG
- a CDS encoding PIN domain-containing protein, which translates to MLDAEINERCFVDTNIWLYAFVEAQDRLKHSLAKAVVQRTGVVLSTQVVNETCFNLLKKANSSETEIQRLIASFYAKYKVVPTERFAMQKGSNLRKRYGFSYWDSLVVACALLAECTVLYSEDMQTGLRVEDQTTIVNPFSDALRPA; encoded by the coding sequence ATGCTCGATGCAGAGATCAATGAGCGTTGTTTTGTAGATACCAACATCTGGCTTTACGCCTTTGTGGAGGCGCAAGACCGTTTGAAGCACTCCTTGGCGAAAGCCGTGGTTCAAAGGACTGGAGTGGTCCTCAGCACACAAGTCGTCAACGAAACATGCTTCAACTTGTTGAAAAAAGCAAATTCGTCCGAGACCGAAATCCAGCGGTTGATCGCTTCATTTTACGCGAAATACAAAGTGGTTCCTACAGAACGATTCGCAATGCAAAAGGGGTCGAATCTTCGTAAACGATACGGGTTTTCCTACTGGGACAGCCTGGTCGTGGCCTGCGCTCTACTGGCCGAATGCACCGTGTTGTATTCGGAGGACATGCAGACAGGATTGAGAGTAGAGGATCAGACTACGATTGTAAACCCTTTCAGCGACGCCCTGCGCCCCGCGTGA